A single region of the Brassica rapa cultivar Chiifu-401-42 chromosome A03, CAAS_Brap_v3.01, whole genome shotgun sequence genome encodes:
- the LOC117133049 gene encoding eukaryotic translation initiation factor 5B-like → MVEQCTVLEVKVIEGHGTTIDVVLVNCVLHEGDQIVVCGLQGPIVTTIRALLTPHPMKELRVKGTYVHHKEIKAAQGIKITAQGLEHAIAGTALHVTEPDDDIEAMKEQAMEDMESVLSRIDKSGEGVYVQASTLGSLEALLEFLKSPAVKILVSGIGIGPVHKTDIFNVHPSTFKFTERSL, encoded by the exons ATGGTCGAACAGTGTACTGTCCTGGAGGTCAAAGTTATAGAAGGCCATGGAACAACGATTGATGTTGTGTTGGTAAACTGTGTACTTCATGAAGGTGATCAAATCGTCGTGTGTGGGTTACAG GGACCTATAGTCACAACGATTAGAGCGTTACTGACTCCTCATCCAATGAAGGAGCTACGGGTGAAG GGTACTTATGTGCATCATAAAGAAATAAAGGCTGCACAGGGTATAAAAATTACAGCGCAG GGTCTTGAACACGCTATTGCTGGCACTGCTCTGCACGTAACTGAACCTGATGATGACATTGAAGCAATGAAGGAGCAGGCAATGGAAGACATGGAGTCAGTTTTGAGCAGGATTGACAAAAGCGGTGAAGGAGTTTATGTACAAGCGTCTACACTAGGGTCACTAGAAGCATTGCTTGAATTCTTAAAGTCCCCAGCTGTGAAGATACTTGTAAGCGGCATCGGTATAGGGCCTGTGCATAAGACGGATATCTTTAATGTTCACCCCAGTACTTTTAAATTTACGGAAAGATCTTTATGA